CAAGCCAGAGGGCTGAGTACAGAGACTTTGGAGATGTCATTACATTTGACATGACACACAAAACAAACAGCAAGCACATGCCGCTAGCCATGTTTGTTGGGGCAAACAATAAATTGAAGAATGTATCATTCGGGAAAGCAATGATTGGTGATGAAACAACTGGATCATTCAAGTGGTTGTTTGAGACCTTCAAGAACTGCATGGGTGGTCGGCAGCCTTATGTGATCCTAACAGGtgtgccccccccccctaatTCTTATGTAATATGCTGATTGCaaatttcatagtatttggttaCAAAAATATGTAATATGCTGATTGCAAAACTTCATAGTCTCTGGTTGCAAATATTAGTTTATACTGGATTGCAAAACTGTGTGACCGACACTATCCACCCCTGGTTTACTGTCTACTGCCAGATGAGGATCCAGCTATGAGGCAAGCAATAGGGATGGTACTTGACAGAACACAACATAGAAACTGTCGCTGGCACATCCTGAGGCTGTGGGAGTATGAGCTGGACCACCTGTACGTCCAACACAAGAATAAGAATTTGAAAGAAAGATTGGAATCTTTGATAAATTATCCACTTGGGCCAATGCAATTCGAGATCGAAAGGATAAGGCTAGTTCATGAATGTGGCATTGCTGAAAACCCCACAATAAAAGTCCTGTGGGATAAGAGGGAGAGGTGGATAGTAGCTTACTTCAAGGGGATGTACTGTGGGAGAATGACATCGACACAAAGATCAGAAAGCCAAAACAAGGTCCTTAAAGATGGCTATGTTAATGAGAGTACAAGCATGCACATGTTTGCTAAAAGGATGCTGGACACACTTCGACATGCAGACCACATGGATGCCGGCGAGACACACTACGCCCAGGTAAGTTGGGGAAATATATGAGAAGTATGATAATTGCAACAAATACTGCTTCATAGTTGCTACGCTGTCCATATGCTGAGTGCAAAAAATGGGTAATTGGTGATTCAGGCTGAGCTGGTGCGAGCGTGCAAagcaaaatttgatgagcagCTAAGCAGGCTATACACAAGGGCTGTAtaccaagagtacaagaagcAGTACAATAATAGTACAACATTTGTGACTGAGCCTAATCCAGATCCAAGAGTGAAGAATGGATGGCTAGTGAAGCATGAAAATGGGGAAGGGAGTTTTTGTTGGGCCCAACATGAGTTCAAGGTGGTTGCAGATAAGGAAGCTGGTGAATACAGCTGTGAATGCAAACAGTGGGAACATATAGGTATGATGCTTCTGATGTTGTGCCCCCACACCCTTGTCAATTGCAAACTTGGTGTCTGTGAAGTTGCAAATTTTATTGAACACAAAAGAAAATGCACCTTTCTAACAGCTCATctgtttttttgcaaaaaaaaatgtaggGCTGTTCTGCATGCACATCATTAGAGCCTTCACACAACTTCAGGTCAGGAAGATACCAGAGAAATACATACTGAAGAGGTACACTCGTGATGCAAGAGAAGAAGTTATGTGGGATAGGCACGATGGTGTGCGGATCGGTGCACAAGCAAGCAAAGAGCAGTGCAGGACGTCGAAGCTGCTACCTAAACTGATGAGGCTTGGAAAAGTGGGGAGTAAGTCAGACCGTGCTTATGAAGAAACCAACAGGCAGCTGGACAAGATTACTCCGGGTATTGAATTATTCCCGATAAGTGCAGATGATGAATCATCGGACCCTGCCCCATCATCAAATGGGTCAGCTGTAACATCTGGAGGTGCTGACACTAATTCACCACCGTCATCAGCCCTGTTACATGCTGGGGTGTTGCTAATTGAGCCACCAGTGTCTCGCACAAAAGGCAGGGCctggaaaacaaaagaaaaatgatgtTGAGGCTCCACTTAATGGCACCCCACTAAGCACATACACAAGAGCGAACTATGGTGATAGGGAATGCAGCAGATGTGG
The Panicum virgatum strain AP13 chromosome 6N, P.virgatum_v5, whole genome shotgun sequence genome window above contains:
- the LOC120678881 gene encoding protein FAR1-RELATED SEQUENCE 5 isoform X8, which translates into the protein MKAEKVREERDDDLNKLLQFFRECKENNEHFYWDVDADPKTRLLKNIFWSHASQRAEYRDFGDVITFDMTHKTNSKHMPLAMFVGANNKLKNVSFGKAMIGDETTGSFKWLFETFKNCMGGRQPYVILTDEDPAMRQAIGMVLDRTQHRNCRWHILRLWEYELDHLYVQHKNKNLKERLESLINYPLGPMQFEIERIRLVHECGIAENPTIKVLWDKRERWIVAYFKGMYCGRMTSTQRSESQNKVLKDGYVNESTSMHMFAKRMLDTLRHADHMDAGETHYAQAELVRACKAKFDEQLSRLYTRAVYQEYKKQYNNSTTFVTEPNPDPRVKNGWLVKHENGEGSFCWAQHEFKVVADKEAGEYSCECKQWEHIGLFCMHIIRAFTQLQVRKIPEKYILKRYTRDAREEVMWDRHDGVRIGAQASKEQCRTSKLLPKLMRLGKVGSKSDRAYEETNRQLDKITPGIELFPISADDESSDPAPSSNGSAVTSGGADTNSPPSSALLHAGVLLIEPPVSRTKGRAWKTKEK